From the genome of Lutzomyia longipalpis isolate SR_M1_2022 chromosome 2, ASM2433408v1, one region includes:
- the LOC129790027 gene encoding uncharacterized protein LOC129790027: MHKFMVVKKSPRELEQDAPSSSQKVSSLDRVKSFEEVPVIKMCGYLKKKRNRVGGWQKLWFILQNQLLLSYKSREDYEKKLAPFRDVLNLVPGTVIRPASRIRFTIESTSNIVYTFRCNDTKECSQWISSIVDSLNQQHSGNARAGLALLSTSVEKCVRLPKLPIIKNTARILKYRDFDDETYTDDEENEETEITEYVNAVIQDSGLYEGSNPSRGNAVNQCLEYHRSGKMFSCTMSATACSVSHLRNYIEEKIDEDILEESAEALAGSKQDYPSDTEEQTLCITLDDKISLACDEDESEISNEGNTLKNEEPIYAAVDLRDKYARRAKIKEEQERGKNISSDYEEIVNLPTLPENCEKMRKSTESDEEDNIYEPIEIASDMSYDSREGRNGMWKYFSSRINMENFTDFTRRHRRREESTSEPHPFSTSLAEFRKRWGSHRSSIKNRMKRIYSRRMTKSMPEVGGKSQNEERKLFRSLSKFKFPRAASLLDDLASRKRLVEETPPPSGGITKEISEKSEVDGLPEEKVVCHSTFYY; this comes from the exons atgcataaattcatGGTGGTGAAGAAGTCACCGCGTGAATTGGAGCAGGACGCACCATCATCATCGCAGAAAGTCTCATCCTTGGACAGAGTAAAGTCATTCGAAGAAGTTCCTGTGATTAAAATGTGTGGCTatctgaaaaagaaaagaaat cgagTGGGTGGTTGGCAAAAATTATGGTTTATTCTGCAAAATCAATTACTTCTTTCATACAAATCACGTGAGGATTATGAAAAGAAACTTGCCCCCTTTCGTGATGTCCTCAATCTTGTCCCAGGCACTGTAATTCGTCCTGCATCAAGGATTCGTTTCACAATTGAATCAACCTCAAACATAGTCTATACATTT CGTTGCAACGACACCAAAGAATGCTCTCAGTGGATCAGTTCAATTGTGGATAGTCTCAATCAACAGCACAGCGGAAATGCAAGGGCGGGCTTAGCATTACTTTCCACATCAGTGGAAAAATGCGTAAGACTGCCAAAGTTgccaataattaaaaatacagcACGTATTCTCAAATATCGCGACTTTGACGATGAGACCTACACAGACGAcgaggaaaatgaagaaactgAAATCACAGAATACGTGAATGCCGTTATTCA GGATTCTGGATTGTATGAGGGAAGCAACCCAAGTAGGGGAAATGCAGTGAATCAGTGTCTCGAATACCATCGCAGTGGCAAGATGTTTTCATGCACTATGAGTGCAACAGCATGTAGTGTGTCCCACCTCCGGAACTacattgaagagaaaattgacgaaGACATTCTCGAGGAAAGTGCGGAGGCATTAGCTGGAAGTAAACAAGATTA CCCAAGTGACACTGAAGAGCAAACTCTGTGCATAACGCTGGACGATAAAATTTCCCTAGCATGTGATGAGgatgaaagtgaaatttcaaatgagggaaatacattaaaaaatgagGAGCCTATTTATGCTGCAGTCGACCTCAGAGATAAATATGCAAGGAGggctaaaataaaagaagaacaaGAAAGGGGGAAAAACATTTCCAGTGATTACGAAGAG ATTGTCAACTTGCCCACATTGCcggaaaattgcgaaaaaatgagaaaaagtacCGAATCCGATGAAGAGGATAACATCTATGAACCT ATTGAAATCGCGAGTGATATGTCCTATGATAGCAGAGAAGGACGCAATGGGATGTGGAAGTACTTTTCCAGTCGCATAAACATGGAAAACTTTACGGATTTCACACGGAGGCACCGAAGACGTGAAGAGAGTACCTCGGAGCCGCATCCATTTTCAACATCCTTAGCTGAATTTCGCAAAAGATGGGGCTCACACAGAAGTTCCATCAAGAATCGCATGAAGCGCATCTATAGCCGTAGGATGACCAAATCTATGCCTGAAGTTGgtggaaaatcccaaaatgaGGAGAGAAAACTATTTAGGAGTCTGTCGAAATTCAAATTCCCACGTGCTGCATCGCTCCTAGATGATTTGGCATCCAGAAAGCGTCTTGTCGAGGAGACACCACCACCATCTGGAGGGATTACAAAAGAGATATCAGAGAAAAGTGAAGTTGATGGTCTTCCCGAGGAAAAAGTCGTGTGCCATAGCACATTTTATTactaa